In a genomic window of Nostoc sp. UHCC 0870:
- a CDS encoding S8 family serine peptidase codes for MKLFTTSIVLTGFVWSSFGIFSLPRNRTAIAQLQKQSDLFYLYKGQRIPLNQRQDAIAVSFKNLPTTRSLGGTTIPLYQQLQQDLQRNVRSTTPPIVNPLGDNYAVVTVTGESGKMIQQSIQQQPYVQSTLPVLSRNSQEDVIILPNEIILSFDPKLSQQQRQTILEQNNLEIVRKLRFQRDRYLVKSTVADGTRVLGVANQLTNVKGVSSVTPNFVQSVSNRNLEMTAQQIQGFEQWGLDKSTPKTVAQASQKTLPESNLLAFGWHLNSIPLKQCLQQEISSWAALQTCLQSPTAATKSRITRTDIRVTEAWKHSNGGRGVVVAVLDSLIQWDHPDLADSLYKVQAADKCPDEVHGWDFSSGGNHDDPCKIGDSDTRVNPTELAILGSQFQDTFQLSDAKLVQQYPREFAYLRQRYPQASLEDIANYIRFIVRTNKIGGEFHGTYVSGTIAAKPKNGQGLLGVAPNAKILPVRVFGLNGSFIPSAYIEALGYAADRGADIINLSLGSILPTEAEESAIADLLQAYPKLVIVAAAGNSSNNSVAYPAGYPGVLAVGATNLMGQRAPYSNYGQGLDLVAPGGDLGTPNLLGGIPTTGGTWLNAFWQGIPDPTSRWSYVVDSRGKYWWVQGTSFAAPAVAGVVALMKAEDPQRLLKRDRFISILKSTASYQALTITDAEAKTYSSQPGKIRQHLFGSGLVNADAAVRLVKRRR; via the coding sequence ATGAAACTTTTCACAACTTCTATTGTTTTAACTGGCTTTGTTTGGTCTAGTTTTGGTATATTTTCTCTGCCTAGAAATCGGACTGCGATCGCTCAACTTCAAAAACAGAGTGATTTATTTTACCTGTATAAAGGGCAACGTATACCTTTAAATCAACGCCAAGATGCGATCGCAGTATCTTTCAAAAATCTACCTACTACTCGCAGTCTAGGAGGGACAACTATACCTCTATATCAACAACTGCAACAAGATTTACAGCGTAATGTGCGATCAACTACACCACCAATAGTCAATCCCCTGGGTGATAACTATGCTGTGGTGACTGTAACGGGTGAATCAGGAAAGATGATACAGCAAAGCATTCAACAGCAACCCTATGTACAAAGCACTTTACCAGTTCTCAGTCGCAACAGTCAGGAAGATGTAATTATTTTACCTAATGAAATTATCCTCAGCTTTGATCCCAAGTTATCACAACAGCAACGGCAGACAATCCTAGAGCAAAATAATTTAGAGATTGTCAGAAAACTACGCTTTCAGCGCGATCGCTATCTCGTTAAATCTACGGTGGCTGATGGTACAAGAGTTCTCGGTGTGGCTAATCAACTTACTAATGTTAAAGGTGTCAGTTCAGTTACACCCAACTTTGTGCAATCTGTTAGCAATAGAAATCTAGAAATGACTGCTCAACAAATCCAGGGATTTGAGCAATGGGGACTAGATAAGAGTACACCAAAAACTGTAGCTCAAGCAAGCCAGAAGACTTTACCTGAAAGCAACTTATTGGCTTTTGGTTGGCATTTGAATAGTATCCCTCTCAAACAATGTTTGCAACAGGAAATATCTAGTTGGGCTGCATTACAAACTTGCTTACAGTCACCAACAGCCGCTACTAAATCTAGAATTACCCGCACCGATATCAGAGTTACAGAAGCATGGAAACATAGTAACGGTGGACGGGGTGTAGTAGTTGCAGTTTTAGATAGTTTAATTCAATGGGATCATCCTGATTTAGCAGATAGTTTATACAAAGTGCAAGCGGCTGATAAATGTCCCGATGAAGTCCACGGTTGGGATTTTTCTAGTGGTGGGAATCATGATGACCCTTGTAAAATTGGCGACTCTGATACTCGCGTTAATCCCACAGAACTCGCAATATTGGGTTCACAATTTCAAGACACCTTTCAACTATCAGATGCTAAATTAGTCCAGCAATATCCGCGAGAGTTCGCCTATTTGCGGCAAAGATATCCCCAAGCCTCACTAGAAGACATTGCTAACTACATTCGTTTTATCGTGAGAACTAACAAAATCGGCGGAGAATTTCATGGTACTTATGTTAGTGGAACGATCGCAGCCAAACCCAAAAACGGTCAAGGATTGCTAGGTGTTGCCCCTAACGCCAAAATTTTACCAGTGCGGGTATTTGGTTTAAATGGTAGTTTTATACCTTCCGCTTATATTGAAGCACTGGGTTACGCAGCCGATCGCGGTGCTGATATCATCAATCTTAGCCTGGGTAGTATATTACCCACAGAAGCAGAAGAAAGTGCGATCGCTGATTTACTCCAAGCCTATCCTAAATTAGTAATTGTAGCGGCGGCTGGCAATTCCAGCAACAACAGCGTAGCCTACCCCGCCGGCTATCCCGGAGTTTTAGCCGTAGGAGCAACCAACCTCATGGGACAGCGCGCGCCTTATAGTAATTACGGTCAAGGATTAGATTTAGTTGCACCAGGAGGCGACTTAGGGACACCAAACTTATTAGGAGGCATTCCCACTACAGGCGGTACTTGGTTGAACGCCTTTTGGCAAGGAATACCCGATCCTACATCACGGTGGTCTTATGTAGTTGATTCTAGAGGTAAATATTGGTGGGTACAAGGCACATCATTTGCTGCCCCTGCTGTGGCTGGAGTAGTGGCCTTAATGAAAGCAGAAGATCCTCAAAGACTATTGAAACGCGATCGTTTTATTAGTATCCTCAAATCCACAGCCAGTTATCAAGCGTTGACCATTACCGATGCAGAAGCCAAAACCTACAGTTCACAACCCGGAAAAATTCGTCAGCACCTCTTCGGTAGCGGACTTGTTAACGCTGATGCAGCCGTGCGCCTAGTGAAAAGAAGACGTTAA
- a CDS encoding Uma2 family endonuclease, which yields MAQALPKLFTFEEFIDWLPSNTGKRYELHDGLIVEMPQPSGKHEKVTGFLAGEITVEYKRLQLPYFIPKTALVKPPRKSSGYSPDVILINDANLENEELWSKASTVTQSESIPLVIEVVSTNWEDDYYTKLGSYEAMKIPEYWIVDYAALGARKFIGNPKQPTISIYNLVDEEYQVAQFRNFERIISPTFPDLQLTANQIFNGAL from the coding sequence ATGGCGCAAGCTTTACCTAAACTGTTTACCTTTGAAGAATTTATTGACTGGTTGCCGTCAAACACGGGGAAGCGTTACGAATTACACGACGGATTAATTGTAGAAATGCCTCAGCCGAGTGGAAAACATGAAAAAGTTACAGGATTTTTAGCAGGGGAAATTACTGTTGAATATAAACGCCTGCAACTACCATACTTTATCCCGAAAACAGCGTTAGTTAAACCACCGAGGAAATCATCGGGTTATTCCCCTGATGTGATTTTAATTAATGATGCTAATTTGGAGAATGAGGAATTATGGTCAAAAGCATCTACTGTGACTCAAAGTGAATCCATCCCTTTGGTAATTGAGGTTGTAAGTACAAATTGGGAAGATGATTATTACACCAAATTGGGGAGTTATGAAGCAATGAAGATTCCTGAATATTGGATTGTTGATTATGCGGCTTTGGGAGCAAGAAAATTTATCGGTAATCCTAAGCAACCAACTATTTCTATCTACAATTTAGTAGATGAAGAATATCAAGTCGCTCAATTTAGGAATTTTGAACGGATTATATCTCCTACTTTTCCAGATTTGCAACTGACTGCTAATCAGATTTTTAATGGTGCTTTGTAG
- a CDS encoding CHAT domain-containing tetratricopeptide repeat protein — protein MTKRVEILAKVSRHSLIFLLSAVLLSESVGATQRNQKLQIAQQPGNEQQNATRAAADKLTQEGLKLFQQGTAESLQQAREKWLEALKLWQQVDDKTWQATTVVLIGRVYADLGEKQEALKYFNQALPLLRAVEDRRGEATTLNNIGAVYSSLGEKQEALKYLKQALPLFRAVEDRRGEAATLTGIGAVYSSLGEKQEALKYYNQALPLRRAVGDRGGQATTLNNIGLVYDSLGEKQEALKYYDQALALFRAVGDRGGQATTLNNIGLVYNSLGKKQEALKYYNQALPLIRVVGDRGTEAATLNNIGLVYDSLGEKQEALKYYNQALPLIRVVGDRGGQATTLNNIGKVYADLGEKQEALNYYNQALPLLRAVGDRGGQATTLNNIGTVYDSLGEKQEALKYYNQALPLLRAVGDRGGEAGILSNIGLVYADLGEKQEALKYLKQALPLFRAVGDRGGEANTLNNIGLVYADLGEKQEALKYYNQALPLYRGVGDRGGEATTLSNLGSVYNSLGEKQEALKYYNQALPLIRAVGDRGGEATILSNLAKLERDRGNLEQARTHIQAAINIIEDLRTKIDDQKLRTSYFASVQNYYKFYTDLLMQLHKKDPSKGYDALALHISERSRARSLVELLTEARAGIRKDIDPKLLAEEQRLLQLINAREKQRFEILNSPKIQELPYKNLADKLQTQITDLRQQYQQLQTKIRTTSPKYADLIYPQPLTLPQIQQQLDKDTLLLQYSLGEERSYLWAVTPDSINTYELPKRADIEAAAENFYKLLQNRGNLLSSTRGIQPVPTDISKSQHINSATKLSQLILSPVANQLGKKRLVIVADGNLQMIPFAALPDLTQVGNQTEENYQPLLVNHEIVHLPSMTAIATQRTALKGRNSAPKTLAVLADPVFAATDQRVTGQPEKIVPDLDLSLEKLALQRAAKNLNRDNWGRIPGTRQEAETILKMVAPQQRVQAFDFDANFDWVTNPQLSQYRFIHLATHGFADSKNPELSGIVLSLVDKTGQPINRQYLRLRDIFNLNFPADLVVLSACETGLGQNVNGEGLVGLTRGFMYAGAERLAVSLWKVDDTGTSQLMQEFYQQMLQQDKSPNIALRDAQLKMWQQDKWRNPYFWSAFIFQGEWR, from the coding sequence ATGACTAAACGAGTAGAAATACTAGCAAAGGTGAGCCGCCACAGTTTAATATTCCTGCTGAGTGCGGTGTTGCTATCAGAGTCAGTGGGAGCAACCCAGAGAAATCAAAAGTTGCAGATAGCACAGCAACCAGGAAACGAACAACAAAATGCAACTCGCGCTGCTGCGGACAAACTTACACAAGAAGGGTTGAAACTTTTTCAACAAGGTACAGCAGAATCACTGCAACAGGCAAGAGAGAAATGGTTGGAAGCCTTAAAACTTTGGCAACAAGTTGATGATAAAACTTGGCAAGCCACCACCGTTGTTCTTATTGGACGTGTCTACGCCGATTTAGGAGAAAAGCAAGAGGCACTCAAATACTTCAACCAAGCCCTACCCCTACTCCGGGCAGTGGAGGACAGGAGAGGGGAAGCCACCACCCTCAACAATATTGGTGCTGTCTACTCTTCATTAGGAGAAAAGCAAGAGGCACTCAAATACCTAAAGCAAGCCCTACCCCTATTCCGGGCAGTGGAGGACAGGAGAGGGGAAGCAGCCACCCTTACTGGTATTGGTGCTGTCTACTCCTCATTAGGAGAAAAGCAAGAAGCACTAAAATACTACAACCAAGCTTTACCCCTAAGAAGGGCAGTGGGGGACAGGGGAGGGCAAGCCACCACCCTCAACAATATTGGCTTAGTCTACGACTCATTAGGAGAAAAGCAAGAAGCCCTCAAATACTACGACCAAGCCCTAGCCCTATTCCGGGCAGTGGGGGACAGGGGAGGGCAAGCCACCACCCTCAACAATATTGGCTTAGTCTACAACTCATTAGGAAAAAAGCAAGAGGCACTCAAATACTACAACCAAGCTCTACCCCTAATCCGGGTAGTGGGGGACAGGGGAACGGAAGCAGCCACCCTCAATAATATTGGCTTAGTCTACGACTCATTAGGAGAAAAGCAAGAAGCACTAAAATACTACAACCAAGCTCTACCCCTAATCCGGGTAGTGGGGGACAGGGGAGGGCAAGCCACCACCCTCAACAATATTGGCAAAGTCTACGCTGATTTAGGAGAAAAGCAAGAGGCACTCAACTACTACAACCAAGCCCTACCCCTACTCCGGGCAGTGGGGGACAGGGGAGGGCAAGCCACCACCCTCAACAATATTGGTACAGTCTACGACTCATTAGGAGAAAAGCAAGAGGCACTCAAATACTACAACCAAGCCCTACCCCTACTCCGGGCAGTGGGGGACAGGGGAGGGGAAGCCGGCATCCTCAGCAATATTGGCTTAGTCTACGCCGATTTAGGAGAAAAGCAAGAGGCACTCAAATACCTAAAGCAAGCCCTACCCCTATTCCGGGCAGTAGGGGACAGAGGAGGGGAAGCCAACACCCTCAACAATATTGGCTTAGTCTACGCCGATTTAGGAGAAAAGCAAGAGGCACTCAAATACTACAACCAAGCCCTACCCCTATACCGGGGAGTGGGGGACAGGGGAGGGGAAGCTACCACCCTCAGCAATCTTGGCTCTGTCTACAACTCATTAGGAGAAAAGCAAGAGGCACTCAAATACTACAACCAAGCCCTACCCCTAATCCGGGCAGTGGGGGACAGGGGAGGGGAAGCCACAATCCTTTCTAATCTAGCTAAATTAGAACGTGACAGAGGCAACCTGGAACAAGCCCGCACACACATTCAAGCAGCTATCAATATAATTGAAGATTTACGCACCAAAATCGATGACCAAAAACTGCGTACTTCCTACTTTGCCTCAGTGCAGAACTACTATAAATTCTACACCGACCTGCTGATGCAACTGCACAAAAAAGACCCATCTAAGGGCTACGACGCATTAGCACTGCACATCAGTGAACGTTCCCGCGCCCGTAGTTTAGTCGAACTGTTAACCGAAGCCCGTGCAGGTATTCGTAAAGACATTGACCCCAAACTATTAGCAGAAGAACAGCGTTTACTGCAACTCATCAATGCCAGAGAAAAACAACGATTTGAAATCCTCAATAGTCCCAAAATTCAAGAATTGCCTTATAAAAACCTCGCAGACAAACTACAAACACAAATCACAGACCTCCGCCAACAATACCAACAACTACAAACCAAAATCCGCACCACTAGCCCCAAATATGCCGATTTGATATATCCCCAGCCTTTAACCCTGCCCCAAATTCAGCAACAATTAGATAAAGACACCCTATTACTGCAATATTCCCTCGGTGAAGAACGCAGCTATTTATGGGCGGTGACTCCCGACTCTATCAACACCTACGAACTCCCCAAACGAGCAGACATAGAAGCCGCCGCCGAAAACTTCTATAAGTTGTTGCAAAATCGAGGTAATTTACTCAGTTCTACCAGAGGCATTCAACCAGTACCTACTGATATCAGCAAATCTCAACATATCAACTCTGCCACCAAACTCAGTCAACTAATTTTATCCCCAGTCGCCAATCAGTTGGGTAAAAAACGCTTAGTAATTGTAGCTGACGGGAATTTGCAAATGATTCCCTTTGCGGCATTACCTGATTTAACCCAAGTTGGGAATCAAACAGAGGAAAATTACCAACCGTTACTAGTCAACCATGAAATTGTCCATTTACCTTCCATGACCGCTATTGCTACCCAAAGAACAGCCCTCAAAGGACGCAATAGCGCACCCAAAACTTTAGCCGTCCTCGCTGACCCTGTGTTTGCAGCTACTGACCAAAGAGTCACAGGCCAGCCTGAGAAGATTGTTCCTGACCTAGATTTGAGTTTAGAGAAATTAGCCCTGCAACGAGCCGCCAAAAATCTCAATCGTGATAATTGGGGGCGCATCCCAGGTACACGCCAGGAAGCGGAAACTATTTTAAAAATGGTTGCTCCCCAACAGCGCGTACAAGCTTTTGATTTTGATGCTAATTTCGATTGGGTCACTAACCCACAACTATCTCAATATCGATTCATCCATTTGGCTACCCACGGTTTCGCTGACTCCAAGAACCCAGAATTATCAGGTATTGTTCTTTCTTTGGTGGATAAAACAGGTCAACCAATCAACAGACAATATCTGCGATTGCGGGATATTTTTAACCTGAATTTTCCGGCGGATTTGGTGGTGTTGAGTGCTTGTGAAACTGGTTTAGGTCAGAATGTCAACGGTGAAGGGTTGGTGGGGTTGACAAGGGGGTTTATGTATGCAGGGGCGGAACGTCTGGCTGTGTCGCTGTGGAAGGTGGATGATACAGGTACATCACAACTGATGCAGGAATTTTACCAGCAAATGTTGCAGCAGGATAAATCGCCGAATATTGCTTTGCGTGATGCTCAGTTGAAGATGTGGCAGCAAGATAAGTGGCGCAATCCTTATTTTTGGTCGGCTTTTATCTTTCAGGGTGAATGGCGATAA
- a CDS encoding CHAT domain-containing tetratricopeptide repeat protein, producing the protein MTKQVETLAKLSRHGLIFLLSAVLLSESVAATQKNQRLQIAQQPENTQHNATRAAVTKLWREGMERERQGTAESLRQARDKYQQALKLLQQIDEKRGQALTLIVIGNVYFDLEEKQQALKYYNQALTIFVTLKDEKGQAGAFLIIGSVYSDLGEKQQALKYYNQALTIFRKEKDKGKQAITLNNIGTVYADLGEKQQALKYHNQALALQDPEKDKGGVATTLNNIGTVYFDLGEKQQALKYYNQALALARAVMNRKAEATTLNNIGTVYSSLGEKQQALKYHNQAQDIYLTVEDKGGLANTLNNIGAVYNSLGEKQQALKYHNQALTLYRAVEDRGGEATTLTGIGNVYESLGEKQQALKYYNQALSLHRAVEDKGGEATTLNNLGTVHDSLGEKQEALKYYKQAIALRRAVEDKGGQAQTLNNLGFFYDSLGEKQQALKYLNQALTLYRDLEDKGGQATTLNNLGKVYDDLDEKQQALSYYNQALPLSRAVGDRGTEAITLNNIGLVYSSLGEKQQALKYLKQALALKRGVGDRAGEATTLNNFGNVYESLGEKQKAFSYYNQALPLYRAVGDRSGEANTLYNMAYLELKQDNLQPARTHIQAAIDIIEDLRTKIDDQQLRTSYFASVQTYYRLYIHLLMQLHKKDPSQGYNALALHISERSRARSLVELLTEARAGIRKDIDPKLLAEEQRLLQLINASEKQRFEILNSPKIQQLPDKNLADKLQTQITDLRQQYQQLQTQIRTTSPKYADLVYPQPLTLPQIQQQLDKDTLLLQYSLGEERSYLWAVTPDSINTYELPKRADIEAAAENFYKLLQNRGNLLSSTRGIQPVPTDISKSQHINSATKLSQLILSPVANQLGKKRLVIVADGTLQMIPFAALPDLTQVGNQTEANYQPLLVNHEIVHLPSMTAIATQRTALKGRKTAPKTLAVLADPVFAATDQRVTGQPEKIVPDLDLSVEELALQRAAKNLNRNSWGRIPGTRQEAETILKMVAPQQRVQAFDFDANFDWVTNPQLSQYRFIHLATHGFADSQNPELSGIVLSLVDKAGQPINRQYLRLRDIFNLNFPADLVVLSACETGLGQNVNGEGLVGLTRGFMYAGAERLAVSLWKVDDTGTSQLMQKFYQQMLQQDKSPNIALRDAQLKMWQQDKWRNPYFWSAFIFQGEWR; encoded by the coding sequence ATGACTAAACAAGTAGAAACACTAGCAAAGTTGAGCCGCCACGGTTTAATATTCCTGCTGAGTGCGGTGTTGCTATCAGAGTCAGTAGCAGCAACCCAGAAAAATCAAAGGTTGCAGATAGCACAGCAACCAGAAAACACACAACACAATGCAACTCGTGCTGCTGTGACCAAGCTCTGGCGAGAGGGGATGGAACGGGAGCGACAAGGGACAGCAGAATCACTTAGACAGGCAAGAGATAAATACCAACAAGCTTTAAAACTTTTACAGCAAATTGATGAGAAAAGAGGACAAGCCCTTACCCTTATTGTTATTGGCAATGTCTACTTCGATTTAGAAGAAAAACAACAAGCACTCAAATACTACAACCAAGCTTTAACCATATTCGTTACTTTGAAAGACGAGAAAGGGCAAGCAGGTGCATTCCTTATTATTGGCAGTGTCTACTCCGATTTAGGAGAAAAACAACAAGCACTCAAATACTACAACCAAGCTTTAACCATATTCCGCAAAGAAAAGGACAAGGGAAAGCAAGCCATCACCCTTAATAACATTGGCACTGTCTACGCCGATTTAGGAGAAAAGCAACAAGCACTCAAATACCATAACCAAGCACTAGCCCTACAAGATCCTGAAAAGGACAAGGGAGGGGTAGCCACTACCCTCAATAATATTGGCACTGTCTACTTCGATTTAGGAGAAAAACAACAAGCCTTAAAATACTACAACCAAGCCCTAGCCCTAGCCCGTGCTGTGATGAACAGGAAAGCGGAAGCCACTACCCTTAATAATATTGGCACTGTCTACTCGTCATTAGGAGAAAAACAACAAGCACTCAAATACCATAACCAAGCCCAAGATATATACCTTACCGTAGAAGACAAAGGAGGGCTAGCCAATACCCTTAATAATATTGGTGCTGTCTACAACTCATTAGGAGAAAAGCAACAAGCACTCAAATACCATAACCAAGCCCTAACCCTATACCGTGCCGTAGAGGACAGAGGCGGGGAAGCCACCACCCTCACTGGTATTGGTAATGTTTACGAATCATTAGGAGAAAAACAACAAGCCTTAAAATACTACAACCAAGCCCTATCCCTACACCGTGCCGTAGAGGACAAAGGAGGGGAAGCTACCACTCTCAACAATCTTGGCACTGTTCATGACTCATTAGGAGAAAAGCAAGAGGCACTTAAATACTACAAGCAAGCCATAGCCCTACGTCGTGCAGTGGAAGACAAGGGTGGACAAGCCCAAACTCTCAATAATCTTGGCTTTTTCTACGACTCATTAGGAGAAAAGCAACAAGCACTCAAATACCTAAACCAAGCCCTAACCCTATACCGTGACTTGGAAGACAAGGGTGGACAAGCCACGACTCTCAATAATCTTGGCAAAGTCTACGATGATTTAGATGAAAAGCAACAAGCCCTCTCATACTACAACCAAGCTTTACCCCTAAGTCGTGCCGTGGGGGATAGGGGTACAGAAGCCATCACCCTCAATAATATTGGCTTAGTCTACTCTTCGTTAGGCGAAAAACAACAAGCCCTAAAATACCTAAAACAAGCCCTAGCCCTCAAACGTGGTGTGGGGGACAGAGCCGGAGAAGCCACCACCCTGAATAATTTTGGTAATGTTTACGAATCATTAGGAGAAAAACAAAAAGCCTTCTCATACTACAACCAAGCTCTACCCCTATACCGTGCAGTAGGAGATAGAAGCGGGGAAGCCAATACCCTTTACAACATGGCTTACCTAGAACTCAAGCAAGATAACTTGCAACCAGCCCGCACACATATTCAAGCAGCCATCGACATCATTGAAGATTTACGCACCAAAATCGATGACCAACAACTGCGTACTTCTTACTTTGCCTCAGTTCAGACTTACTATAGACTGTACATCCATCTGCTGATGCAACTGCATAAAAAAGACCCCTCCCAAGGCTACAACGCATTAGCACTGCACATCAGTGAACGTTCCCGCGCCCGTAGTTTAGTCGAACTGTTAACCGAAGCCCGTGCAGGTATTCGTAAAGACATTGACCCCAAACTATTAGCAGAAGAACAGCGTTTACTACAACTCATCAATGCCAGCGAAAAACAACGATTTGAAATCCTCAATAGTCCCAAAATTCAACAATTGCCTGATAAAAACCTCGCAGACAAACTACAAACACAAATCACAGACCTCCGCCAACAATACCAACAACTACAAACCCAAATTCGCACCACTAGCCCCAAATATGCCGATTTGGTATATCCTCAACCTTTAACCTTGCCCCAAATTCAGCAACAACTAGATAAAGACACCCTATTACTGCAATATTCCCTCGGTGAAGAACGCAGCTATTTATGGGCGGTGACTCCCGACTCTATCAACACCTACGAACTCCCCAAACGAGCAGACATAGAAGCCGCCGCCGAAAACTTCTATAAGTTGTTGCAAAACCGAGGTAATTTACTCAGTTCTACCAGAGGCATTCAACCAGTACCTACTGATATCAGCAAATCTCAACATATCAACTCTGCCACCAAACTCAGTCAACTGATTTTATCCCCAGTCGCCAATCAGTTGGGTAAAAAACGCTTAGTGATTGTGGCTGACGGTACTTTGCAAATGATTCCCTTTGCGGCATTACCTGACTTAACCCAAGTGGGGAATCAAACAGAGGCAAATTACCAACCGCTACTAGTCAACCACGAAATTGTCCATTTACCTTCCATGACCGCTATTGCTACCCAAAGAACAGCCCTCAAAGGTCGCAAAACTGCACCCAAAACTCTAGCCGTCCTCGCTGACCCTGTGTTTGCCGCTACTGACCAAAGAGTCACAGGCCAGCCTGAGAAGATTGTTCCTGACCTAGATTTGAGTGTAGAGGAATTAGCCCTGCAACGAGCCGCCAAAAATCTCAATCGTAATAGTTGGGGTCGCATCCCAGGTACACGCCAGGAAGCGGAAACTATTTTGAAAATGGTTGCTCCCCAACAGCGCGTACAAGCTTTTGATTTTGATGCTAATTTCGATTGGGTCACTAACCCACAACTATCTCAATATCGATTCATCCATTTGGCTACCCACGGTTTCGCTGACTCCCAGAACCCAGAATTATCAGGTATTGTTCTTTCTTTGGTGGATAAAGCAGGTCAACCAATCAACAGACAATATCTGCGATTGCGGGATATTTTTAACCTGAATTTCCCGGCGGATTTGGTGGTGTTGAGTGCTTGTGAGACTGGTTTAGGTCAGAATGTCAACGGTGAAGGGTTGGTGGGGTTGACAAGGGGGTTTATGTATGCAGGTGCGGAACGTCTGGCTGTGTCGCTGTGGAAGGTGGATGATACAGGTACATCACAACTGATGCAGAAATTTTACCAGCAAATGTTGCAGCAGGATAAATCGCCGAATATTGCTTTGCGTGATGCTCAGTTGAAGATGTGGCAGCAAGATAAGTGGCGTAATCCCTATTTTTGGTCGGCTTTCATCTTTCAAGGTGAATGGCGATAA